The bacterium genome includes a window with the following:
- a CDS encoding DUF4384 domain-containing protein — MNNNQCPSSFALELYVLENTGDETLKDHIASCAHCQEQIASIRNEQKAFLVTHPFEPFYEKITTPSSSRRKSGSIFDFFSLPSFRWASGLVMAMLALFILKPVLFESKGVRFKGEPVIGYYIKEGTEAVLGKPGDLVSPGNQIRFYVNPGTYTHVVVLGVESDGTINRYYPDKGDTNIPIPQNTPYFFPDSIVLDTSPHNELIIAVFGDADLSYASVEQKLKNIPGLYDSIKKKETPALNKLGLVTSSLILNKGE; from the coding sequence ATGAATAATAATCAATGCCCCAGCTCCTTTGCCTTGGAACTGTATGTTTTGGAAAATACAGGCGATGAGACCTTAAAAGATCATATAGCCTCGTGTGCGCATTGCCAAGAACAGATCGCGTCTATTCGCAATGAACAAAAGGCTTTTTTGGTTACGCATCCGTTTGAACCTTTTTATGAGAAGATAACCACCCCGTCGTCATCCCGGCGGAAGTCGGGATCCATCTTCGATTTCTTTTCACTCCCGTCTTTTCGATGGGCTTCCGGCCTGGTAATGGCCATGCTCGCTCTCTTCATCTTAAAACCTGTGCTATTTGAAAGTAAGGGTGTACGTTTTAAAGGCGAACCGGTAATTGGCTACTATATAAAAGAAGGCACTGAAGCCGTTTTAGGAAAACCCGGTGACCTTGTTTCTCCCGGAAATCAAATTAGGTTTTATGTAAACCCCGGTACTTACACGCATGTTGTGGTTTTGGGAGTGGAATCGGATGGAACCATCAATCGTTATTATCCCGATAAAGGCGACACCAATATTCCTATTCCACAAAATACACCCTACTTTTTTCCTGATAGCATTGTGCTCGATACTTCACCGCATAATGAGCTGATTATAGCGGTTTTTGGAGATGCTGATTTATCGTACGCTTCCGTGGAACAAAAATTAAAAAATATTCCAGGGCTTTATGACAGTATTAAAAAGAAAGAAACACCGGCTCTTAATAAATTAGGTTTAGTCACCTCGAGCCTTATCCTTAATAAGGGCGAATAA